Proteins encoded together in one Candidatus Eisenbacteria bacterium window:
- the smpB gene encoding SsrA-binding protein SmpB, producing MEIRTICTNRKARHEYRILETIEAGLVLTGSEVKSLRAGHASLQESYARIENGEIFLVGANIRTYEQAGRFNHEPTRRRKLLLSESEIRKLTRSVEAKGATLVPLRIYFRGSWAKVEIAVAVGKRAYDKRAAIAERDAAREMDRARKEARHR from the coding sequence ATGGAAATCCGCACAATCTGCACCAACCGGAAGGCGCGTCACGAGTACCGGATTCTCGAAACCATCGAGGCCGGGCTCGTGCTCACCGGTTCCGAGGTGAAGTCCCTGCGCGCGGGGCACGCGAGCCTGCAGGAGAGCTACGCCCGGATCGAGAACGGAGAGATCTTTCTCGTCGGCGCGAACATTCGGACTTACGAGCAGGCCGGACGCTTCAACCATGAACCGACGCGCAGGCGGAAGCTGCTGCTCTCGGAGTCGGAGATCCGGAAGCTGACGAGGAGCGTCGAGGCGAAGGGGGCCACGCTCGTTCCCCTTCGCATCTACTTCCGCGGGAGCTGGGCGAAGGTGGAGATCGCCGTCGCCGTGGGGAAGAGAGCGTACGACAAACGGGCCGCGATCGCCGAGCGGGACGCGGCCCGCGAGATGGACCGGGCGAGGAAGGAGGCCCGCCATCGTTAG
- the rpmI gene encoding 50S ribosomal protein L35 produces the protein MPKMKTNRSAAKRFRKTATGKLRRSRAYARHLLSGKPPKRKRRLRKSALLAIGDEKKMKRLMPHG, from the coding sequence ATGCCGAAGATGAAGACCAATCGGAGCGCCGCCAAGCGCTTCCGCAAGACCGCGACCGGCAAGCTGCGCCGCAGCCGCGCGTACGCCCGGCATCTTCTCTCGGGAAAGCCCCCGAAGAGGAAGCGCCGCCTGCGCAAGTCCGCCCTTCTCGCCATCGGAGACGAGAAGAAGATGAAGCGGCTGATGCCGCACGGCTAG
- a CDS encoding bifunctional folylpolyglutamate synthase/dihydrofolate synthase, producing the protein MSPAGTRYRRALDFLDRLANWEREAGLSFTSESIRLDLFRECLSGLGDPQLRFRTILVAGTKGKGSTSYLLARLLRAHGLKVGLYVSPHLSDVRERIRLNEVPIPRIAFAERIERLRETLPFFQEVGRSRTYFETITAAAFLYFAEEKVDCAVLEVGLGGRLDATNVAEPEVSIVTPISRDHMRALGRNVLAIAGEKAGILRANGAAVIGRQPPRVARLLAERARAIGSRVRLYGVDFRSRNASVGEGGTCFDYAAGSDVWRAVRLGLLGRHQAVNAAAAIHALSLVLPIVDEGTVRRALAGARWAGRGELLRAEDPPVLLDGAHNGHSAEVLARLVRDLFPGRRCLLLFGSSKGKEHAIMFRRLLPTVSEVILTESAHPRHRPAAELLAILRRENETLPCLVVPRAEEALRIALARQEGRPLLIAGSLYLAGEMRVLFRRLLAERRIAVIA; encoded by the coding sequence GTGAGCCCCGCTGGGACCCGTTACCGCCGGGCGCTCGATTTCCTCGACCGCCTGGCGAATTGGGAGAGGGAGGCGGGACTTTCCTTTACGTCCGAATCGATCCGTCTCGATCTCTTTCGGGAGTGCCTCTCCGGTCTCGGCGATCCCCAGCTTCGCTTTCGCACGATCCTCGTCGCCGGGACGAAGGGGAAGGGCTCCACCTCGTATCTTCTCGCACGTCTTCTCCGCGCCCACGGGCTCAAGGTCGGGCTCTATGTCTCGCCGCACCTCTCCGATGTCCGCGAGCGGATCCGCCTAAACGAGGTCCCGATCCCGAGAATCGCCTTCGCCGAGCGGATCGAGAGGCTGCGGGAGACGCTCCCCTTCTTTCAAGAGGTCGGTCGGTCGCGGACCTATTTCGAGACCATCACCGCCGCCGCCTTCTTGTACTTCGCCGAGGAGAAGGTCGACTGCGCCGTGCTCGAGGTCGGGTTGGGGGGGCGCCTCGACGCGACGAACGTCGCGGAGCCGGAAGTGTCGATCGTCACGCCGATCAGCCGGGACCACATGCGCGCCCTCGGACGGAACGTCCTCGCCATCGCCGGGGAGAAGGCGGGGATCCTGCGCGCGAACGGCGCCGCCGTGATCGGGAGGCAACCGCCGCGCGTCGCGCGTCTCCTCGCCGAGAGAGCGCGAGCGATCGGCTCGCGCGTCCGGCTTTATGGTGTCGATTTCCGCTCGCGGAACGCCTCGGTCGGCGAGGGAGGAACCTGTTTCGATTACGCGGCGGGAAGCGATGTCTGGCGCGCCGTCCGCCTCGGTCTTCTCGGCCGGCACCAGGCGGTCAACGCGGCGGCCGCGATCCATGCGCTCTCGCTCGTCCTCCCCATCGTGGACGAAGGAACGGTCCGCCGGGCGCTCGCAGGCGCCCGCTGGGCGGGACGGGGTGAGCTCCTTCGCGCGGAGGATCCGCCGGTCCTTCTCGACGGCGCGCACAACGGGCACTCCGCCGAGGTGCTCGCGCGCCTTGTCCGCGACCTCTTCCCCGGGCGCCGCTGTCTGCTTCTCTTCGGCTCCTCCAAGGGGAAAGAGCACGCGATCATGTTCCGCCGCCTTCTTCCGACGGTCTCGGAGGTGATCCTCACCGAGTCCGCGCACCCGAGACACCGCCCCGCCGCCGAGCTCCTCGCGATTCTTCGAAGAGAGAACGAGACGCTCCCTTGTCTCGTCGTTCCGCGCGCCGAGGAGGCGCTTCGGATCGCGCTTGCCCGGCAAGAGGGCCGTCCGCTTCTCATCGCCGGTTCCCTCTATCTCGCGGGCGAGATGCGGGTGCTCTTCCGAAGGCTCCTTGCCGAGCGGCGGATCGCCGTGATAGCCTGA
- a CDS encoding HEAT repeat domain-containing protein, translating into MRRLVFVLLALLLAAPAFAETPEEEATHYLQTMVASVREKNDPMRNRMFIKLRVLGEASVDPLLAGLADETPDVRRYLAFTLGFFDVPRVTDPLLALFRSDREVSVRTAAAEALGRLQRPEAVDPLVAALADANASIRQSAAYSLGLIGDPRARPALERAKSDTDELVRFFAEEALVEIEREEARKKR; encoded by the coding sequence ATGAGACGTCTCGTGTTCGTTCTTCTTGCTCTTCTTCTCGCGGCGCCGGCGTTCGCCGAGACGCCGGAGGAGGAAGCGACCCACTATCTGCAAACGATGGTCGCTTCGGTCCGCGAGAAGAACGACCCGATGCGCAACCGGATGTTCATCAAGCTCCGTGTGCTCGGCGAGGCGTCCGTCGATCCTCTTCTCGCCGGGCTGGCCGACGAGACGCCGGATGTGCGGCGCTATCTCGCGTTCACCCTCGGCTTCTTCGATGTTCCCCGCGTGACGGATCCGCTTCTCGCGCTCTTCCGGTCCGATCGCGAGGTCTCCGTTCGAACCGCGGCTGCGGAGGCGCTCGGCCGCCTGCAGCGCCCGGAGGCGGTGGATCCGCTCGTCGCCGCCCTCGCAGACGCGAACGCATCGATCCGCCAGTCCGCCGCCTACTCGCTCGGCCTCATCGGGGATCCGCGGGCGCGGCCTGCGCTCGAACGCGCGAAGAGCGACACGGACGAGCTGGTCCGCTTCTTCGCGGAGGAGGCTCTTGTCGAGATCGAACGGGAGGAGGCGAGGAAGAAGCGCTAG
- a CDS encoding DUF1460 domain-containing protein — protein MIAALILLLPLAWVGEFPPLHRAERSEVDRLLRDERWAALDHEEKLLALARLRVGTPYALGCLGEEAEPDRDPLFRLDRADCTVLVVTNAALLRARSLDDARARIRSVHYRDEIPSYASRFHFTADRIVSSPFFADITRDAAPDSLLRLVRVLLNRKASGEALLPIPWEREMEMRYLPTARVTEEVLDRLPRACGVAFLAEKNIPNGFLVSHEGIVLGRRVLHHASSEAGEVVEVPLLSYLKRPSGADRFDGVLFYAFR, from the coding sequence ATGATCGCGGCGCTCATCCTCTTGCTCCCCCTCGCGTGGGTCGGGGAGTTCCCGCCGCTCCACCGAGCCGAGCGGTCGGAGGTCGACCGGCTTCTTCGCGATGAACGGTGGGCCGCGCTCGACCATGAGGAGAAGCTCCTCGCGCTCGCGCGGCTTCGGGTCGGGACCCCTTACGCGCTCGGGTGCTTGGGCGAGGAGGCGGAGCCGGACCGGGACCCGCTCTTCCGTCTCGATCGAGCGGACTGCACGGTTCTCGTCGTAACGAACGCGGCGCTCCTTCGCGCGCGATCCCTCGACGACGCGCGCGCCCGGATCCGGAGCGTTCACTACCGGGACGAAATCCCGTCGTACGCCTCGCGCTTCCACTTCACGGCGGACCGCATCGTTTCTTCGCCTTTCTTCGCCGACATCACCCGAGACGCCGCGCCCGATTCGCTCCTTCGCCTGGTCCGCGTGCTCCTCAATCGGAAGGCTTCGGGAGAGGCTCTTCTTCCGATCCCCTGGGAGCGCGAGATGGAGATGCGCTACCTTCCCACGGCGCGAGTGACCGAGGAGGTCCTCGACCGGCTTCCGCGCGCCTGCGGGGTGGCCTTCCTCGCGGAGAAGAACATCCCGAACGGGTTCCTCGTTTCCCACGAGGGGATCGTTCTCGGGCGGCGCGTTCTGCATCACGCGTCCTCCGAGGCGGGCGAGGTCGTCGAGGTCCCTCTTCTTTCGTACCTCAAGCGTCCGAGCGGCGCCGACCGGTTCGATGGGGTTCTCTTCTACGCGTTTCGGTGA
- a CDS encoding outer membrane lipoprotein carrier protein LolA yields the protein MSIRRSAAARSILAAGLLILSHAPAFGAAEEILARLRETNANLADLRASFVHGREVPLFDERILSSGELFYLAPDRLLLQYADPDSNRVVIGEGHVWLYYPSLRQAHRYDIDPESTLPGLFLAIRGTLAGLDRNFVVTGTAGADSSGAPTDVLVLRPKEGTALADEIREIRVAVRREDALPVRTDFFEVSGDHSWFTFSRHVRNPRIEPTVFHFEPPEGTEVFEVEGKTW from the coding sequence GTGTCGATTCGAAGAAGCGCGGCCGCGCGCTCGATCCTCGCAGCAGGTCTTCTCATTCTCTCGCATGCTCCCGCCTTCGGCGCCGCGGAGGAGATTCTCGCCCGTCTTCGGGAGACGAACGCGAACCTCGCCGACCTTCGAGCCTCATTCGTCCACGGAAGGGAGGTCCCTCTCTTCGACGAGCGGATTCTCTCTTCCGGCGAGCTGTTCTATCTCGCGCCCGACCGGCTGCTTCTCCAGTACGCGGATCCGGACTCGAATCGAGTCGTGATCGGGGAGGGCCATGTCTGGCTTTACTACCCCTCGCTGAGGCAGGCGCACCGCTACGACATCGATCCGGAATCCACACTCCCCGGGCTCTTTCTCGCGATTCGAGGGACTCTCGCCGGTCTCGATCGGAACTTCGTCGTGACCGGGACCGCAGGCGCGGACTCGTCGGGGGCGCCGACCGATGTTCTCGTGCTCCGGCCGAAGGAAGGAACCGCGCTCGCCGACGAGATTCGGGAGATCCGCGTGGCCGTTCGACGCGAGGACGCGCTTCCCGTGCGCACCGACTTCTTCGAGGTCTCCGGCGATCACTCGTGGTTCACCTTCTCCCGGCACGTGCGCAACCCGCGCATCGAACCGACGGTCTTCCACTTCGAGCCGCCGGAGGGCACCGAGGTTTTCGAGGTGGAAGGGAAGACCTGGTGA
- a CDS encoding glutamate racemase has translation MRPIGVFDSGIGGLTVVREIFRVLPEEPVLFFGDTARLPYGPKSAETVTRFSRQITRFLLARDVRCVVVACNTASSAALPVLERESPVPVLGVIAPGARAAARETRSGVIGVIGTRGTVASGAYERALRAIDPALRVVSEACPLLVPLVEEGWVDHPVTEQVVRQYLDPLLRRSIDTLILGCTHFPVLRGVIGKVAGEGVVIVDAARETACALREALPPQARAPKGAPSHRFLVTDVPHRFREEAELFLGAPVERVERVETEQLEGVCRE, from the coding sequence ATGCGGCCGATCGGCGTGTTCGATTCGGGGATCGGCGGGCTCACCGTGGTGCGCGAGATCTTCCGCGTCCTTCCCGAGGAGCCGGTCCTCTTCTTCGGGGACACCGCGCGTCTTCCCTACGGACCGAAGTCCGCGGAGACCGTGACCCGCTTCTCGCGCCAGATCACGCGGTTTCTTCTCGCGAGGGACGTGCGTTGTGTCGTGGTCGCGTGCAACACCGCTTCCTCGGCGGCGCTTCCCGTCCTCGAGAGGGAATCGCCCGTGCCGGTCCTCGGGGTGATCGCCCCGGGGGCGCGAGCGGCTGCCCGCGAGACCCGCTCGGGCGTGATCGGCGTGATCGGAACGCGCGGGACGGTGGCGAGCGGCGCTTACGAGCGCGCGCTCCGGGCGATCGATCCGGCGCTCCGCGTCGTCTCCGAGGCGTGTCCGCTCCTCGTCCCCCTCGTGGAGGAAGGATGGGTGGATCACCCGGTGACCGAGCAGGTGGTTCGCCAGTATCTCGATCCTCTTCTCCGGCGATCCATCGACACGCTGATTCTCGGTTGCACCCACTTCCCGGTGCTTAGGGGCGTGATCGGGAAGGTGGCCGGGGAAGGCGTCGTCATCGTGGACGCGGCCCGGGAGACCGCCTGCGCGCTTCGCGAAGCGCTGCCGCCGCAGGCGCGCGCGCCGAAGGGCGCGCCGTCCCATCGATTCCTCGTCACCGACGTGCCGCACCGCTTCCGCGAGGAGGCGGAGCTGTTCCTCGGCGCGCCGGTCGAGAGGGTGGAGAGGGTGGAAACCGAACAGCTGGAGGGAGTCTGTCGAGAATGA
- the rph gene encoding ribonuclease PH, translating into MIGRADGRRPDEIRKTNIRRGYLRHAEGSVMIETGQTRVICSATVEEKVPPFRRDSGGGWVTAEYGMIPRSSAVRIRREVGSRGLQGRTFEIQRLVGRSLRAVTDLRKLGPRTVLVDCDVVQADGGTRTAAITGAYVAFVDAVHFLIRQGVLAESPLLDSVAAVSVGVVGGDVLLDLDYEEDVRAEVDMNLVMTGGGRYVEVQGAAEGSPFDESSLDAMLRLGRAGIERLTALQKKALEGEKER; encoded by the coding sequence ATGATCGGACGGGCGGACGGAAGGAGACCGGACGAGATCCGGAAGACGAACATCCGGCGCGGGTATCTTCGCCACGCCGAGGGGAGCGTGATGATCGAGACCGGTCAGACGCGCGTGATCTGCTCCGCGACCGTCGAGGAGAAGGTCCCGCCGTTCCGCCGGGATTCGGGCGGAGGGTGGGTCACCGCGGAGTACGGGATGATCCCCCGCTCCTCGGCGGTTCGGATCCGGCGCGAGGTGGGATCGAGGGGATTGCAGGGGCGGACATTCGAGATCCAGCGTCTCGTCGGCCGGTCGCTTCGCGCGGTCACGGACCTCCGCAAGCTCGGGCCGCGCACGGTCCTCGTCGACTGCGACGTCGTGCAAGCGGACGGAGGAACGAGAACCGCCGCGATCACGGGAGCGTACGTCGCGTTCGTCGACGCGGTCCATTTTTTGATCCGTCAAGGAGTGTTGGCCGAGTCGCCCCTTCTCGATTCGGTCGCGGCGGTGAGCGTCGGCGTGGTCGGGGGCGATGTGCTTCTCGACCTCGACTACGAGGAAGACGTCCGGGCCGAGGTCGACATGAACCTTGTGATGACCGGAGGGGGCCGCTACGTCGAGGTCCAAGGGGCGGCGGAGGGATCTCCCTTCGACGAATCGTCGCTCGATGCGATGCTCCGGCTCGGCCGCGCAGGGATCGAGCGCCTGACGGCGCTTCAGAAGAAGGCGCTTGAGGGGGAAAAGGAGAGATGA
- a CDS encoding GerMN domain-containing protein, with the protein MSGKSESAVRGGKGRRNALLLFLSILLVALVVVFWAKGRGDGRRETGESRAPDEPASVSRSAVLYYAGADGETLVPVRRAIFLQGHGREEFAVRLVLELARSPETEGTFATLPAGTRVRGVFFDDLGDLYVDFDGASLAEGSWGTSSEILAIRSIVRTLTDSFPEVVRVGFLVDGGGVETLAGHVDASHPFAASDWR; encoded by the coding sequence ATGAGCGGGAAATCGGAATCCGCGGTGAGGGGCGGAAAGGGAAGGAGGAACGCTCTCCTGCTGTTCCTCTCGATCCTTCTCGTCGCTCTCGTCGTCGTCTTCTGGGCGAAGGGGAGGGGAGACGGACGCCGGGAAACGGGCGAGAGCCGCGCGCCCGACGAGCCTGCGAGCGTCTCGAGGTCGGCCGTTCTCTACTATGCCGGGGCCGACGGGGAGACCCTCGTCCCCGTGCGGCGCGCGATCTTTCTTCAGGGACACGGGCGGGAGGAGTTCGCGGTTCGCCTCGTGCTGGAGCTCGCCAGGTCCCCCGAGACCGAGGGGACCTTCGCGACCCTTCCGGCGGGAACCCGCGTTCGAGGCGTCTTCTTCGACGATCTCGGGGATCTCTACGTCGACTTCGACGGGGCGAGCCTCGCGGAGGGATCGTGGGGGACCTCGAGCGAAATCCTTGCGATACGAAGCATCGTCCGCACCCTCACCGATTCGTTCCCCGAGGTGGTCCGCGTCGGGTTCCTGGTCGACGGCGGCGGCGTCGAGACGCTCGCCGGCCACGTGGACGCCTCGCATCCGTTCGCCGCGAGCGATTGGAGGTGA
- a CDS encoding tetratricopeptide repeat protein, protein MRYTHQRSLLAALFLFAVVLRLFYLFDLKDDALADRLLLDPGAYDRKAAAILEGKSPDPGRAFYQAPLYAYYLAGVYAVAGRDLDAVRVVQVLLGGASVVLIARIGFVFFGLPTGWLAGAAAALYAPFPFFEAQIMKTSLGVFLLLAGFLMLAAGKNWRGALAGGFLVGLAALAQENALLLLFAAALGAAWGTRPRGGSLRRALLVLAGGSCALAPVAIRNRAVSGEWVLITSQGGQNFYIGNNERAEGTYTSLPFVRPDPRHEEEDFRIEAERRLGRAAAPSEVSRFWYEEGLRWMRAHPGDAAALVVRKALLFWNALELPDNENFYYMRDRHLALRLFPLTFGAAAVFALAGMVVSLRRFRELFLLYAGVGAPFAALVVFYVFSRYRLPVVPFLLLFAAEGVRVSAEAVRGRRWGRAAALAGVLAAAILLVHAARPIDFDPRREGFLPLHVNRAMLFAEEGDAALAIEEYREALRIAPDRPAIRKRLAYLLLEEGRREEALREMESARAGLPHDAAIRNDLALLLLEEGKADDALLLLREAVRLDPNLESARRNLDRLLRERGEDAVGVRVLESADGLRAGEAR, encoded by the coding sequence GTGCGGTACACTCACCAACGTTCCCTGCTTGCCGCCCTCTTCCTCTTCGCGGTCGTGCTCCGCCTCTTCTATCTTTTCGACCTCAAGGATGATGCGCTCGCCGATCGATTGCTCCTCGATCCGGGAGCCTACGATCGAAAAGCCGCCGCGATTCTCGAGGGAAAGAGCCCCGATCCCGGCCGGGCTTTCTATCAGGCGCCTCTCTACGCCTATTATCTCGCGGGCGTGTACGCGGTCGCCGGGCGCGATCTGGACGCGGTGCGGGTCGTTCAGGTCCTTCTCGGCGGCGCGTCCGTCGTGCTCATCGCCCGGATCGGGTTCGTGTTCTTCGGTCTCCCCACCGGATGGCTCGCCGGAGCGGCGGCCGCGCTCTACGCCCCCTTCCCGTTCTTCGAGGCGCAAATCATGAAGACCAGCCTCGGCGTCTTTCTCCTCCTCGCCGGGTTCCTCATGCTTGCAGCGGGGAAGAACTGGAGAGGAGCCCTCGCGGGGGGCTTCCTCGTCGGCCTCGCAGCGCTCGCACAGGAGAACGCGCTCCTCCTTCTTTTCGCGGCGGCGCTCGGGGCGGCATGGGGGACGAGGCCGCGAGGCGGCAGTCTCCGCAGGGCTCTTCTCGTTCTCGCGGGGGGATCGTGCGCTCTCGCCCCGGTCGCGATCCGGAACCGCGCGGTCTCCGGGGAATGGGTTCTCATCACGTCGCAGGGAGGTCAAAACTTTTATATCGGAAACAACGAGCGGGCCGAGGGGACCTACACGAGCCTCCCCTTCGTTCGTCCGGACCCGCGCCACGAGGAGGAGGACTTTCGAATCGAGGCGGAACGCCGCCTCGGGAGAGCGGCCGCTCCATCCGAAGTCTCCCGCTTCTGGTACGAGGAGGGGTTGCGATGGATGCGCGCGCACCCAGGGGACGCCGCCGCGCTCGTCGTAAGAAAGGCCTTGCTCTTCTGGAACGCGCTCGAGCTTCCCGACAACGAGAACTTCTACTACATGCGCGACCGCCACCTCGCCCTCCGTCTCTTCCCGCTCACCTTCGGCGCGGCGGCGGTCTTCGCGCTCGCCGGGATGGTCGTCTCGCTCCGGCGTTTTCGTGAGCTCTTTCTTCTCTACGCCGGGGTCGGGGCGCCCTTCGCCGCGCTCGTCGTCTTCTATGTGTTCTCCCGCTATCGTCTGCCCGTAGTTCCGTTTCTTCTCCTCTTCGCCGCCGAGGGGGTCCGCGTCTCCGCGGAGGCCGTGCGCGGGCGCCGATGGGGCCGCGCGGCCGCGCTCGCGGGGGTTCTCGCCGCGGCGATCCTTCTCGTCCACGCCGCCCGGCCGATCGACTTCGATCCGAGGCGGGAGGGGTTTCTTCCTCTACATGTGAATCGTGCGATGCTCTTCGCGGAGGAAGGCGATGCGGCCCTGGCGATCGAGGAATACCGGGAAGCGCTACGCATCGCTCCGGACCGCCCGGCGATCCGGAAACGGCTGGCGTATCTTCTTCTGGAGGAAGGGAGAAGAGAGGAGGCGCTCCGCGAGATGGAGAGCGCGCGCGCCGGGCTTCCGCACGACGCGGCGATCCGGAACGACCTGGCACTTCTCCTTCTCGAGGAAGGAAAGGCGGACGATGCTCTTCTTCTTCTTCGGGAGGCGGTGCGGCTCGACCCGAACCTGGAGAGCGCCCGCCGCAATCTCGACCGCCTTCTCCGCGAGAGGGGAGAGGATGCGGTGGGGGTTCGCGTTCTCGAGTCGGCGGACGGCCTGAGAGCCGGGGAGGCGCGATGA
- a CDS encoding XTP/dITP diphosphatase: MSELLLATRNRDKVREIERILDGLPLRVRTMDEFPDLPDVEEDGETFEENAAKKALSAARGTGLLALADDTGLVVPALGGEPGVRSSRYAGEKVTYEDNWRKLLERMADLPDEKRGASFVCWAVVANAGGIVLRAEGRCEGRILRAPRGDGGFGYDPVFFHPPTAKTFAELPIEEKNRVSHRAAAMRAIRGMLEARIAEALS; the protein is encoded by the coding sequence ATGAGCGAGCTTCTTCTCGCGACGAGAAACCGGGACAAGGTGCGCGAGATCGAGCGGATTCTCGACGGTCTCCCGCTCCGTGTCCGAACGATGGACGAGTTCCCGGATCTTCCGGACGTGGAGGAGGACGGGGAAACCTTCGAGGAGAACGCGGCGAAGAAGGCGCTCTCTGCGGCGCGGGGGACGGGGCTTCTCGCGCTCGCCGACGACACAGGCCTCGTCGTGCCCGCGCTCGGCGGCGAACCCGGCGTCCGCTCTTCCCGTTACGCGGGGGAGAAGGTCACGTACGAAGACAATTGGCGCAAGCTCCTCGAGCGCATGGCCGATCTTCCGGACGAGAAGAGAGGGGCATCGTTCGTTTGCTGGGCGGTGGTCGCGAACGCGGGGGGGATCGTCCTTCGAGCCGAGGGGAGGTGCGAGGGGAGGATTCTTCGGGCGCCGCGGGGAGACGGCGGGTTCGGATACGACCCGGTCTTCTTCCACCCGCCCACGGCAAAGACGTTCGCGGAGCTTCCGATCGAGGAGAAGAACCGCGTGAGCCACCGGGCGGCGGCGATGCGGGCGATCCGGGGGATGCTTGAGGCGCGCATCGCTGAGGCGTTATCCTAA
- a CDS encoding N-acetylmuramoyl-L-alanine amidase yields MILLFASAAAAENLVVRHADGRTSDLVLETREEGSYLRASDVSLLLGASLDRRTDLLKMTIRLGDHRVKVTAENPNIVVDGAVVRLLSPVLFRDGDFLLPLELVGDLLAGLAPFPARWESASGVLHIGSVGRRILGVRLEEHPGRADATILTAGRPDFEEERGGIGTIVIRFPSLEIADDSLPPPGDESLIAGWVWEVRADSVFLRVLPGAACLEHRVERRVRPEGVRIRLSAAPIGDLGDAVSAAVEVLTRPKGERTSGESVVVVDPGHGGSDAGGLLPGGLPEKTLALDLALRLRRALEGIGGMRVVLTREEDIDLSIRSRAESANRARGDLFVSLHVNGSLAERRSGPETYVHALARSGEERIRKAIAEAASLYGETPLGGALTEEIRLVPWEAVQQLHGARSREAARGIEEELRGAGGIDSARAREAPVAVLVGVDMPAVLVEVGFATHLEEGALLASDEERARLAASLARAIARFLRGES; encoded by the coding sequence ATGATCCTGCTCTTCGCATCCGCCGCGGCCGCGGAGAATCTCGTCGTGCGGCACGCGGACGGAAGGACGAGCGATCTGGTTCTCGAGACGCGAGAGGAGGGAAGCTATCTCCGCGCCTCCGACGTCTCCCTCCTTCTCGGCGCGTCCCTCGACCGGAGGACGGATCTCCTCAAGATGACGATCCGCCTCGGGGATCATCGCGTGAAGGTCACGGCGGAGAACCCGAACATCGTCGTGGACGGCGCGGTTGTCCGCCTGCTCTCGCCGGTACTCTTTCGCGACGGAGATTTCCTTCTCCCCCTCGAGCTCGTCGGGGATCTCCTCGCCGGGCTCGCTCCGTTCCCTGCCCGATGGGAAAGCGCGAGCGGCGTTCTCCACATCGGGTCGGTCGGAAGGCGGATTCTCGGCGTGCGTCTCGAGGAGCACCCGGGGCGTGCCGATGCGACGATCCTGACCGCAGGAAGGCCGGACTTCGAGGAGGAGAGGGGGGGGATTGGGACGATCGTGATCCGTTTCCCTTCTCTCGAGATCGCGGACGACTCGCTCCCGCCGCCGGGGGATGAGAGCCTGATCGCCGGATGGGTGTGGGAGGTGCGCGCCGATTCGGTCTTTCTTCGCGTGCTACCGGGAGCCGCGTGCCTCGAGCATCGCGTCGAGCGGCGGGTGCGGCCGGAAGGGGTCCGAATCCGCCTCTCCGCCGCCCCGATCGGGGATTTGGGAGACGCGGTCTCCGCGGCGGTCGAGGTCCTCACGCGGCCGAAGGGGGAGAGAACGAGCGGAGAGAGCGTGGTCGTCGTCGATCCGGGCCACGGAGGATCGGACGCGGGCGGCCTGCTTCCGGGCGGTCTTCCCGAGAAGACCCTCGCGCTCGACCTCGCTCTTCGCCTTCGCCGGGCGCTCGAGGGGATCGGCGGGATGCGCGTCGTGCTCACGCGCGAGGAGGACATCGACCTCAGCATTCGATCGCGCGCGGAGTCGGCGAACCGCGCGCGCGGGGATCTCTTCGTCAGCCTTCACGTGAACGGTTCCCTCGCGGAGCGGCGGTCGGGTCCCGAAACGTACGTGCACGCGCTCGCGCGAAGCGGCGAGGAGAGGATCCGAAAGGCGATCGCCGAGGCCGCCTCTCTCTACGGCGAGACGCCTCTCGGGGGGGCGCTCACGGAGGAGATTCGCCTCGTTCCGTGGGAGGCGGTTCAGCAGCTTCACGGGGCGCGGAGCCGTGAGGCCGCGCGCGGGATCGAGGAGGAGCTGCGCGGCGCGGGCGGAATCGATTCGGCGCGCGCGCGCGAGGCGCCGGTCGCGGTCCTGGTCGGGGTCGACATGCCGGCGGTGTTGGTCGAGGTCGGGTTCGCCACGCATCTCGAGGAAGGAGCCCTTCTCGCGAGCGACGAGGAGAGGGCCCGCCTGGCGGCGTCGCTCGCGCGAGCGATCGCGCGCTTCTTGCGGGGAGAATCATGA